A window of the Candidatus Dormiibacterota bacterium genome harbors these coding sequences:
- the rpsR gene encoding 30S ribosomal protein S18 has translation MAPKAASKTKRSPKDRRPKRKPCNFCTDKAIDVSYRDVNRLKKYVSERGKIVPRRISGNCAKHQRMLTVAIKRARVIAFLPYVSE, from the coding sequence GTGGCACCCAAGGCAGCCAGCAAAACTAAGCGCTCGCCGAAAGATCGGCGTCCCAAGCGCAAGCCCTGTAATTTTTGCACCGACAAGGCCATCGACGTCAGCTATCGCGATGTCAACCGGCTCAAGAAGTACGTGTCGGAGCGCGGTAAGATCGTTCCGCGCCGCATTTCGGGCAACTGCGCCAAGCATCAACGCATGCTCACCGTCGCGATCAAACGCGCTCGCGTGATTGCGTTCTTACCTTACGTTTCGGAGTAA